The sequence below is a genomic window from Haematobia irritans isolate KBUSLIRL chromosome 3, ASM5000362v1, whole genome shotgun sequence.
ACATCTAACCTGTTATTGAAATTAACTACGATTTGTTCGGCTCGAAAAAAAGAGTCTCGCGAATCACTATAGTTTCAGAGTTCGATAGTAAATCATGAGGATGAGAGCTAAAGTTCTAGGTTTTGTACCACATATATCTCAACTTTCATTCTTGACTCGTTTCCAATTTGAGGTTCATGAACAGTCAGCAACTCTGCATTTTTAGAAAACTAAGGCTGTTTGAGAATTTTTTGCGAGcctttttttgtatgttttttttttttttaacataaatgctatcataaattaattcaaattaaatctgtataggatttttattttaattcattaatATTTGTGTCAGATGTTTCATTTCACCTTTCGTTCAATTTCTGATATTTTGATGCAACTGTACTTATGAGTCATAAATGCAGTCTACGAAACATACTAAATCTAACCTTGTACTTGCATTAAACCCTGAAGTATATTCATTCAAATTTATTGTCAACCTTTCGTTGTTTTTTGCTTTCAATCCttgattaaaattaaacaaaaatctttCTCGCTCAATTAAATTTAGGTATTTGTACCTGTTTTTAGCGGAATCATTCAAAATATCAAaacttttcttttctttgtaaaaaattggtACAACGGAATTCCAAGTATGAACAGAAACATATGGACTATAAAATATGGAACATCTAAATCTTAGGAGTGAATCggggcaaaaataaaaaaagtcaatCCACAGTGTGTATAACGTGACAGACCATATTGCTATTGAATTATTGACCGTTTCATAACAATTTGATGGATCCAACAAACAGACTAATAATCACCTTTACTGGAAATATAAGTGAAACGTTATAATATTCAACACTTGCCGTTTATTTTTGGTTTCCAACGCGCGATATTTTGAAGAAACTGTACTTGAGGTAATTTCTGCCGTAGCTTCTACAGTGCGATTCTTAATAGTTGTACTAAAATTTATTCTtgttgcagtttttttttttttttcaatcttgCCTAAAGGTCTGTAATAAGCCCGTGTTTCACCTCTGGAAACTAAAATTGCAAGTGCAATATATAGAGATACGGCTTTTATTTACAAAAGCTAACGTAACTTTGTGGGATGGTACAAATgagcaattgaataagttttcgTCTCATAAAAAACATTGCAAGAGTAACTGTGAAAATGTTTGATTTCCGCTTGTGACACACGAAGTTAAATAAAAAAGCAATGTTTTTCGTCCACATACATTTGGATCTAGCTTTTATTAGCAGACTCATTTAAAATACCAAGACATTAAGACtctaattttattctttttataaCTAAGGTGGTTTGAATGAGTACAACGGAATTCCAGAAATAGGGAAAAACTATAGAATTATAAGTGAAGATAAGAATGAAACTTAAATGGTAATTTCAGTGGAAGTGTAAATGGTACGGTTTTTCATTTACTTTCTTTTCAATTGTCATTGAAGTTGTCTGGCCCGGTTGGATGATCCTGTTGTTACCTCGCTTggggtttttatattttttttttaaatatattaatattattacattttcatgagtttttaatatttattaagagtaaagttatttgtttttgttttctttcttttatatataaaattattagtaATTGTTTCCACCCGTCTGTTGTTGGTAAACTTCAATGGTATCGCCTTCTTCCATTTCCAAGGAGGTTGGTGTGTCGTTCTCATTTATAGGTTGTCCATCGAAGCGAAACCGTACCACTTGCATCGATAAGCCctaaaattggatacaaaacAATTCGTTAGAATGGTAAAACTTATGAGATATAAATCTTGCTTTTGCAAAGGATATGAGGGGAACTCTTTTTTTATCTACgaacaacaattttatatacGAACAATTTTTGAAGCTTGTAGAGGGATTTTACTTACCGCTCTGTCGCAATAGGCATTCATAAGTTTTCTTAGCGGAGTATGTTTCTTAATTTTAAACTGCACAACAGCATTGTCTTGTCCCAATACTTTAAGATTGATGTGCTCAGTTTCGGATCCctgaaaaaaaggaatatattaatatttcacATTAGTATCACAGTCAATATATTATAATGTaatatttcatccaatttaATGTATACATTGAAAACTGATATAGGAAATTAATGAATGATTTCATAAAACTGAAAATGTTAAAAGCGAAGCCAGCATTTCCAAACACCCGTACAGAACAAGTATTGGTAATTGCAGAGGGCTTTTTAGTGTAGGGTGTATAGCCAGCCCGACATGAACAAGACAAACCAATATGTTAGGTTATGTTTTACTGTTCGCACCAGAAGTGGATCGAATCATCCATATTTTTGCCCGAAATAAAAAACCGGTAATCTACGAATAACTTAATTGTTTCacgctataataaatttttgcttgctttttagtttcaataaaaaaaagccgCATTGCGTCGCTGTTGACCGCGCCATGTTTGTCGGCGTCATACACATTTTCTCTTGTTCTTTTGCTCGACTTTATGTTTCgaattgttttaatattttttttacaaaacatacGACACCTACCTTCTTTTCATCGGccattttttattgtatttgggGGTTTTGAGTTTATAAATGTGAAGAATATATTTAGCACTATAAATTCTCGCACGCACTTCTTGCTTATCGTTTAACACACTTGCGGGACAATCAAATACTACTGCTGctttgcgaaaaatttcgttaagcaGAATCAAAGAAAATGTATCAAGAAAAAAGCCGCCGCGACGCATCAGCCATCTTCTTTCATTCAGTGCTGCCAACTTTCCAAGCATCCTAGCGTGTTTTAACGAAAATCAAACCCTGCTTAGGACTTGGCTGCAATGTTTTGACACATTTCAATTGGTAGtacaatcccaataaacacaggatgagcgtttttcaaatgcaacaacttttaaatttgagggtaaatataattttcaacataaattcaacttgacttgaaatagctcatcttcaatacatcttcaaattatttgcgaactacttccaatttgccaaaatgttgacgaaatctttgaaaaggtgttgaagataatatgagaaaactttgacaaaaaactaccctaaaatgcaacgaaaaaaccatatggttttcaatacttatttgtgcaacgaagttcgtggtcaattgcaagaaataaaaaaatggaaaatattagacatataaccaaatagtttataaaaataggtaagtgaaaataaaaaatgaaataaaactttaaggaagtcactacatTTATATCTctgtgcagaaaactaaaattatggattctacgttcttgaaaacattaaaagctgaccaatgaaaaatggtggacaattaactggaactgcttcaaatagtttataataattggtacgtcaatataaaaaattaaatcaacactttaaagaagtcactaaatttaaatctctttgcagaaaactaaaatctttggatgctacattcttgcaaacaataagaagctgactaatgaaaaatgagtggcttatcgacaagaaatagtttccagaaacattacaagtgcaaccaattaaaattgttaaaaacaacaaattgttgaaatcaacaacttctggatgaaaatgt
It includes:
- the Sumo gene encoding small ubiquitin like modifier, with the translated sequence MADEKKGSETEHINLKVLGQDNAVVQFKIKKHTPLRKLMNAYCDRAGLSMQVVRFRFDGQPINENDTPTSLEMEEGDTIEVYQQQTGGNNY